A genomic stretch from Lathyrus oleraceus cultivar Zhongwan6 chromosome 2, CAAS_Psat_ZW6_1.0, whole genome shotgun sequence includes:
- the LOC127118694 gene encoding probable terpene synthase 2: protein MSSVAHSTNPDDKFNLQRNLADFHPNIWGEYFLQYASESIEVDQNIRAQIETLKVEVRKMLLSKTENEMLRVNLIDSICRLGLSYHFTHEIDDVLQHIHKSCVENEEIILEDNLCSIAVLFRVLRQQGFRVSSNVFTKFKDEQGNFSKKLVTDVEGMLSLYEASHMMIHGEDILEDAQVFAATNLEAIATQLNPSLASQVKYTLKQAIHKNLPRLEARRYISIYEQIPFHSEVLLTLAKVDFNMLQTLHQKEFGNICKWWIGLDVPKNFSFARDRIVEGCFWILAVYYEPQFSQARKMMTKLSAMLSIIDDTYDAYGTIDELELFSKAIERWDIKNLDDLPECMKLIYRTVLKALEEIEQDMTKEGRLFTLKYYVKEFQMVVHAFMTEARWLNNNYVPTIEEYLNISKISTCQSLLITCSFIGMGDIATENIFKWVSNKPKMVNAVATLCRLMDEIVSNEFEHKRGHVCSLLDCIIKQNDISRENAIEECRERIANTWKDINEECLMPTEVPMPFMTRAINLSRFMDVVYKDKDNYTHSEGLMMSYIKDVLVDPVPI, encoded by the exons ATGTCTTCTGTTGCTCACTCTACCAATCCTGATGATAAATTCAACTTGCAAAGAAATCTTGCTGATTTTCACCCTAACATTTGGGGAGAATATTTCCTTCAATATGCTTCTGAATCTATT GAAGTTGATCAGAATATTAGAGCACAAATTGAAACATTAAAAGTTGAAGTGAGAAAGATGCTTCTCTCAAAAACTGAAAACGAAATGCTAAGAGTAAATTTGATTGATTCAATATGTCGTTTGGGCTTGAGCTATCATTTTACACATGAGATTGATGATGTTTTGCAACATATTCATAAGAGTTGTGTTGAAAATGAAGAAATAATTCTTGAAGACAACCTTTGCTCTATTGCTGTGCTATTTAGGGTCTTGAGGCAACAAGGATTTCGTGTTTCCTCAA ATGTGTTCACCAAGTTCAAGGACGAGCAAGGAAACTTTAGTAAAAAACTTGTCACCGATGTTGAAGGAATGCTAAGCTTGTATGAAGCATCACATATGATGATTCATGGAGAGGACATTTTAGAAGATGCACAAGTTTTCGCTGCCACCAATTTAGAGGCCATCGCTACCCAATTAAACCCTTCTCTTGCATCACAAGTCAAATATACTTTAAAACAGGCTATTCACAAGAACTTGCCTAGGCTAGAGGCACGACGCTACATTTCTATCTATGAACAAATTCCTTTTCATAGTGAAGTTTTACTCACTTTGGCAAAAGTAGATTTTAATATGCTTCAAACCTTACATCAAAAAGAATTTGGTAACATTTGCAA GTGGTGGATTGGATTGGATGTTCCTAAAAATTTCTCTTTTGCACGAGATAGGATTGTGGAAGGTTGCTTTTGGATTTTAGCAGTATATTATGAACCCCAATTTTCTCAAGCAAGGAAAATGATGACAAAACTAAGTGCCATGTTATCGATAATTGATGATACTTATGATGCATATGGAACTATTGATGAATTGGAACTTTTTTCCAAGGCAATTGAGAG GTGGGATATTAAGAACTTGGACGATCTTCCCGAGTGTATGAAATTAATTTATAGAACAGTCTTGAAGGCTTTGGAAGAAATTGAACAAGACATGACTAAAGAAGGGAGACTCTTTACCCTTAAATACTACGTAAAAGAA TTCCAAATGGTAGTCCATGCATTTATGACTGAAGCAAGATGGCTCAACAATAACTATGTACCAACAATAGAAGAGTACTTGAACATTTcaaaaatttcaacatgtcaatCATTATTGATAACATGTTCATTCATTGGCATGGGTGACATAGCCACAGAGAACATCTTCAAATGGGTTTCAAATAAACCAAAAATGGTGAATGCTGTTGCTACTTTATGTAGACTAATGGATGAAATTGTATCCAATGAG TTTGAACATAAAAGGGGACATGTTTGCTCATTGCTGGATTGCATTATAAAGCAAAATGACATATCAAGAGAAAATGCTATTGAAGAATGTAGAGAAAGAATTGCAAATACTTGGAAAGATATAAACGAGGAATGTCTTATGCCAACTGAAGTTCCAATGCCTTTTATGACTCGTGCTATCAACCTTTCACGTTTTATGGATGTTGTTTACAAAGATAAAGATAACTATACACATTCAGAAGGATTGATGATGTCATACATCAAAGACGTGCTTGTGGATCCAGTTCCAATTTAA